Proteins from one Fragaria vesca subsp. vesca linkage group LG6, FraVesHawaii_1.0, whole genome shotgun sequence genomic window:
- the LOC101309953 gene encoding uncharacterized protein LOC101309953, which produces MECNKEEAVRAMQLSETKMQNKDYTGAMKMAQKAQRLFPDLENISQLLTVCEIHCTAGNKLGGSEMDWYRILQIQQFDSDDTISKQYKKLALLLHPDKNKFAGSETAFKWIVEAKSVLLDKQKRSIYDIKYRTLARPGAPKTTAHPAAINPQKNPQSQGERNTFWTQCYFCLSKYQYYRDFLGRLLRCQRCRNAFEAHELREGVHSESFRNDFPNHKEPPRQGPSNFASQSNGGTEKGNFTRFQNGNAAFKPASKVSADLSGACEAKKKDIRHEVELGKQGVETSKSSPLKSKDTGTSSNINKEREKTTSELGEGLKMGNRTTTDTEHAVKEKVELSAGHHPRRSSRNKHNLSSLLNDMDNDDFVSPPLKRLRKDQLFSAAEKKGNDAAVDGNKKDTREEVSFPVEENLPNKKTKTEKFELKVKGAAMSVNDQSNSKADVSPVANVDVTSTQGAAMSVNDQSNSKADVSPVANVDVTSTQGAFELPDPQFHKFLLDADSLPSLVKANQIWALYDDDRDSMPRWYAFVKKVVTPGFKLKIIWLEPNPNDRGEIDWCKDLPVACGKFKLGDTDEIKDHLSFSHQVDYRKGRGRNSILVYPRKGETWAIYQNWDIGWSSEPEKHMPYKYDFVEVLTDFVEADGIGVRYLGKVRGFVSLFQKTEQHGVVMFQVPPHELYRFSHQIPSFKMTGCEGHGVPPGSFELDPASLPTIIFNSSDLGDLEMDDRSKKTEIVGPSCEKVGSVTACTGMKQEKNLSERETLMSRSPRKSDTEFANCMKGKSMTNLNRGNLTQPKDSAIPCQADKRNNTQKKHQKNDADRAPFSLRRSRRELSKNSTTSNGAMKCPDSAKDENHISFPRANSTSSQYNNRMQSTLKDHDSHSHMKNPLAPPPSSSPACRLSQAEFFDFKGLKTQDRFGIGQIWALYSDVNGMPNTYAQVRGIQVRPKFRVHVAVLEPCSELKHLSGPVSCGTFKLKDCPTEVISLSSFSHCLNTGNVLSKEVFEIKPKKGEVWALYKNHNPEPAGPDLAKGECELVEVLEDDGRSTKVGVLVKVKGFKSIFKSPRIQRSKTGIIDVPQAEFHRFSHQIPAFQHRGESDSRVAGCWELDPLSIPGTVISLD; this is translated from the coding sequence ATGGAGTGCAACAAAGAGGAGGCAGTCAGAGCTATGCAACTTTCAGAAACAAAGATGCAGAATAAAGATTATACAGGAGCAATGAAGATGGCACAAAAGGCTCAGAGACTCTTCCCTGATCTTGAGAACATTTCTCAGTTGCTTACGGTTTGTGAAATTCACTGTACAGCAGGAAACAAGCTAGGTGGATCTGAAATGGATTGGTACCGAATTCTTCAGATACAGCAATTTGATAGTGATGACACCATCAGCAAACAGTATAAAAAACTGGCACTGTTGCTTCATCCTGATAAGAATAAGTTTGCTGGTTCGGAGACTGCTTTCAAGTGGATTGTGGAAGCAAAAAGTGTGCTGTTGGACAAACAAAAACGTTCTATATATGACATCAAGTATAGAACTCTAGCAAGACCTGGTGCACCAAAAACAACAGCTCATCCTGCTGCAATTAATCCTCAGAAAAATCCTCAGTCACAGGGGGAACGAAACACATTCTGGACACAGTGTTACTTTTGTCTCTCAAAGTATCAATACTATAGAGACTTTCTCGGTCGGTTGCTCCGTTGTCAAAGATGTCGGAATGCATTTGAAGCTCATGAATTACGGGAAGGTGTTCATTCAGAATCTTTTAGGAATGACTTCCCAAATCACAAAGAGCCCCCAAGGCAGGGTCCTTCAAACTTTGCCTCACAAAGTAATGGAGGAACTGAAAAAGGAAATTTCACAAGATTTCAGAATGGAAATGCAGCCTTTAAACCTGCATCAAAGGTATCTGCTGACTTGAGTGGGGCCTGTGAAGCTAAAAAGAAAGATATTAGGCATGAGGTTGAACTGGGGAAGCAAGGTGTTGAAACATCCAAGTCCAGTCCCCTAAAGTCCAAAGATACAGGAACTTCAAGTAATATTAACAAAGAAAGAGAGAAGACAACTTCTGAACTTGGAGAAGGTTTGAAGATGGGAAATAGAACTACAACTGATACTGAACATGCTGTTAAAGAGAAGGTTGAACTCAGTGCAGGTCATCACCCCAGGAGATCTTCAAGGAACAAGCATAATCTTTCATCCCTTCTAAATGACATGGATAATGATGATTTTGTGAGTCCCCCACTCAAAAGGTTGAGGAAGGACCAGCTGTTCAGTGCTGCTGAGAAGAAGGGGAATGATGCTGCTGTTGATGGAAATAAGAAAGATACAAGAGAAGAAGTAAGTTTTCCTGTAGAAGAAAATTTGCCAAACAAGAAGACTAAAACAGAGAAATTTGAGTTGAAGGTAAAGGGAGCCGCCATGTCGGTTAACGATCAAAGCAACTCCAAAGCTGATGTCAGTCCTGTAGCTAATGTAGATGTCACATCCACTCAGGGAGCCGCCATGTCGGTTAACGATCAAAGCAACTCCAAAGCTGATGTCAGTCCTGTAGCTAATGTAGATGTCACATCCACTCAGGGAGCCTTTGAACTGCCTGATCCTCAATTCCATAAGTTTCTGCTTGATGCAGATAGTTTACCAAGTCTTGTTAAAGCTAATCAAATATGGGCTCTTTATGATGATGACAGAGATAGTATGCCCAGATGGTATGCTTTTGTCAAGAAGGTCGTCACGCCTGGATTTAAGCTGAAAATCATCTGGCTGGAGCCCAATCCAAATGACCGAGGTGAGATTGATTGGTGTAAGGACTTGCCAGTTGCTTGTGGCAAGTTCAAATTAGGGGACACTGACGAAATTAAAGATCATCTCTCGTTTTCTCATCAGGTGGACTACAGAAAAGGGAGAGGTAGAAATTCTATTTTGGTATATCCTAGGAAGGGTGAAACTTGGGCCATCTACCAGAATTGGGATATTGGATGGAGTTCTGAGCCGGAAAAGCACATGCCCTACAAATATGACTTTGTTGAAGTGTTGACAGATTTTGTAGAAGCTGATGGAATCGGAGTTCGTTATTTGGGCAAAGTGAGAGGATTTGTCAGTTTATTTCAGAAAACCGAGCAGCACGGGGTTGTCATGTTTCAAGTACCACCTCATGAGCTATACAGATTTTCTCATCAGATTCCCTCTTTCAAAATGACTGGTTGTGAAGGACATGGTGTTCCCCCAGGATCCTTTGAACTTGATCCTGCTTCTTTGCCCACCATTATTTTTAATTCAAGTGATCTGGGTGATCTAGAAATGGATGACAGAAGCAAGAAAACTGAAATTGTTGGTCCGTCTTGTGAAAAGGTTGGTTCTGTAACTGCATGCACAGGTATGAAGCAGGAGAAGAATCTTTCCGAAAGGGAGACGTTGATGTCTAGATCTCCAAGAAAGTCAGATACTGAATTCGCGAATTGTATGAAAGGGAAGTCCATGACAAACCTAAACCGTGGAAACCTCACACAACCCAAGGATAGTGCTATACCATGTCAAGCAGATAAGAGAAACAACACACAGAAGAAGCATCAGAAGAACGATGCAGATAGAGCACCTTTTAGTCTTCGAAGATCACGAAGAGAATTAAGCAAGAACAGTACCACATCAAATGGAGCTATGAAGTGTCCAGATTCTGCCAAGGATGAAAATCATATCAGCTTTCCTCGCGCTAACTCTACCTCTAGCCAGTACAATAACAGGATGCAATCAACTCTGAAGGATCACGATTCTCACAGTCACATGAAAAACCCTTTAGCCCCTCCGCCATCTTCATCCCCTGCCTGCAGATTGTCCCAGGCTGAATTCTTCGATTTCAAAGGGCTGAAAACTCAGGACAGATTTGGTATTGGTCAAATTTGGGCTCTGTATAGTGATGTGAACGGGATGCCTAATACTTATGCTCAAGTTAGGGGGATCCAGGTTAGGCCAAAATTTCGAGTGCATGTGGCAGTGCTGGAACCTTGCTCAGAATTGAAACATTTGTCTGGACCAGTTTCCTGTGGGACATTTAAATTGAAAGATTGTCCAACTGAAGTCATCTCCCTCTCCTCATTTTCTCACTGCTTAAATACTGGAAATGTTTTGAGTAAGGAGGTGTTTGAAATAAAGCCAAAGAAAGGTGAGGTTTGGGCTCTATACAAGAACCACAATCCTGAGCCGGCTGGTCCTGACCTGGCAAAGGGTGAATGTGAATTAGTGGAAGTGTTGGAAGATGATGGCAGAAGCACAAAGGTTGGGGTTCTGGTAAAGGTTAAAGGATTTAAATCAATATTCAAGTCTCCAAGAATCCAGAGATCAAAAACCGGGATCATTGATGTACCACAGGCTGAGTTTCATAGATTTTCTCACCAGATTCCTGCTTTCCAGCATCGTGGGGAGAGTGACAGTCGAGTTGCAGGTTGTTGGGAGCTGGATCCATTATCAATACCTGGTACTGTAATTTCCTTAGATTGA
- the LOC101310244 gene encoding uncharacterized protein LOC101310244, with translation MDCNKEDAIKAMQLAERKMQGNDFTGARKMAQKAQRLFPGLGNITQLLAVCDVHCSAENKLGGCEMDWYGILQVQRFSTEAIINEKFKKLMPLLHPDTNKFAGAEAAFNLIKEANAVLADPGKQSVYDTKCRYLLGTGVMQSSAHQFGENLFLRKHCDAARNAQNIPQSQYASMNAHQKGQADTFSSCCPFCNTVFVCAKDSSGRVSQCQRCRKFFIASLVELPSKKTKRSADASGQVEEGEGKEDKQVEGVNASKKKKHKRTKTTEPITHSVDGQDSTLPDASHAVELSSQPRCTIQQLADEFKVDAGLLKEVAKITCNSTQYEQLELSPGCSPAAFNQSIFTSLVQLAHKIYVAKEFDEEAKLKEQLQIAKEKVTELQSEVKSVKAKLEKDKSALEIERAGRTQEVTELRKSLEVEGEKAKVELEALRKQLGDARALAQQEKERADKAEADRATLESPGCCRKAVQEAIQEYKEKIDAGERPTGPMTDLLDDFIDYSCEKACTILELAGSLI, from the coding sequence ATGGATTGCAATAAAGAGGATGCAATCAAGGCAATGCAACTTGCCGAAAGAAAGATGCAGGGTAATGATTTTACAGGGGCAAGGAAGATGGCACAGAAGGCTCAAAGACTCTTCCCAGGGCTTGGGAATATTACTCAATTACTTGCAGTATGTGACGTTCACTGCTCCGCAGAAAATAAGCTAGGTGGCTGTGAAATGGACTGGTATGGGATTCTGCAGGTTCAAAGATTTTCTACCGAGGCAATCATCAATGAAAAATTCAAAAAACTCATGCCGTTACTTCATCCTGATACCAACAAGTTTGCTGGTGCAGAGGCTGCTTTTAATTTGATCAAGGAAGCAAATGCAGTGCTGGCCGACCCAGGAAAACAGTCTGTTTATGACACGAAGTGTAGATATCTTCTAGGAACTGGTGTAATGCAATCATCAGCTCATCAGTTTGGTGAAAACTTATTTCTCAGGAAACACTGTGATGCCGCACGAAATGCTCAGAATATCCCTCAGTCACAGTATGCTAGCATGAATGCGCATCAAAAGGGGCAAGCAGACACATTCAGCAGTTGTTGCCCCTTCTGCAACACAGTGTTTGTTTGCGCTAAAGACTCTTCAGGTCGAGTGTCACAATGTCAGAGATGCCGCAAATTTTTCATTGCGTCTTTGGTGGAGCTTCCAAGCAAGAAAACGAAGAGGTCCGCGGATGCCAGTGGGCAGGTGGAAGAAGGGGAAGGAAAAGAGGACAAACAAGTGGAGGGGGTTAACGCCTCAAAAAAGAAGAAACACAAGCGGACCAAGACCACTGAGCCTATTACTCACTCAGTGGATGGTCAGGACTCGACTCTCCCGGATGCTTCTCATGCTGTAGAGTTGTCATCTCAGCCCCGCTGCACCATCCAGCAACTTGCAGATGAGTTCAAGGTGGATGCCGGCTTGTTAAAGGAGGTTGCCAAGATCACCTGTAACTCCACGCAGTACGAGCAACTTGAGCTCAGTCCAGGATGCTCGCCTGCTGCCTTCAATCAAAGTATCTTTACTTCTCTGGTCCAACTGGCCCACAAAATTTATGTGGCCAAAGAGTTTGATGAGGAGGCCAAGCTGAAGGAGCAGCTCCAAATTGCCAAGGAGAAGGTTACCGAGCTGCAAAGCGAGGTAAAGTCTGTAAAGGCTAAGCTGGAGAAGGATAAATCGGCTTTGGAGATAGAGCGGGCGGGTAGAACTCAAGAGGTCACAGAGCTGAGGAAGAGCTTGGAGGTTGAGGGCGAAAAGGCTAAGGTGGAGCTGGAGGCCCTGCGTAAGCAGCTGGGTGATGCCCGAGCATTAGCGCAGCAAGAGAAGGAGAGGGCAGATAAGGCGGAAGCTGATCGTGCTACCTTAGAGAGCCCTGGCTGTTGCCGGAAGGCTGTTCAAGAGGCCATCCAGGAGTATAAAGAGAAGATAGATGCCGGGGAGAGGCCAACTGGGCCCATGACTGATTTGTTGGACGATTTCATCGACTATTCATGCGAAAAGGCATGTACCATTCTTGAGCTTGCAGGTTCGTTGATATGA